CCAGGTGTACCTGCTACTGTGCCGGTGAAATACAATACCGCAAATAAGGCGGCCAATACAATGCGGATGACGCGGTCTACAGCGCCCATGTTCTTTTTCATGCTGGAAGTTTTTTGAGGTTACAATTGATTTAGTTCCGGATGGCTTGCCAAACTGCTACGATGCTCCAAACCAACAACAGGCAAAGGATACATACAAGCAGCATACGCAACCATGGTTGTTTCATGCAGTAAAACTAACAGCATCGTGTGGCACAATCTGGTGACCAGCGTCACCGGCTTACAAGAGCAGTATTTTGCCGTCGGCCTGTTTGATTTTTCCTTCTTGCTCCAGCCGCTTCATCACCCGTGTTACCACTTCACGGGCAGTGCCTAAATCCTGCGCAATCTGTCGGTGCCGCAGGTCGAGCACCAACTCGCCTTTCATGCGGGTTTTCTCTTTGAGGTATTGATACACCCTGCTATCGAGCCGGTTAAAAAGCAGTGCATTGATGGTATCGATGAGCTCGGCATACCGCTGGTTGTACTGCGTAAAAAACAATAAATTGATTCGCGGAAATTCGGTGACCCACTGCCGCAATTGTGCCACCGGCAGCAGCCAGAGTGTTGTGGCTTCTTCAGCCACGGCCATTATTTTACTCGGCTCATCGCCCATACCTGCGGCAAAACTCATGACACAACTTTCGCTGGGGCGGATGTAGTAGAGCAACAGCTCTTTGTCTTCGGTTTTGGTAAACACCTTTACCGTGCCATGCAAAACCAGTGGTACCACTTTTACAAACTGACCTTCCCGCACCAGCGTGGTACCGGCTGGCACATCCATATACTGGCCATGGGTTTCGATGGCTTGCAATAAATCTTCGCCCAGTAGCGCATAGGTAGACCGGAGTAATGCAGGTTGGCTCATACGACAAGTGCCTGTAGTTGTAAGGCAGCAATCAATGTTAGGAAAAATTGCGGGGTTTTGATGAACAGCGAAGGCTTAGACACGCAAAGAAACACAAAGACCGAAGGGCGGTGTGCTGATGAGATGATGCGTCCTACTCCTGCCTTGCAACTACATTCTTTTCCTATATTCACTTTTCGCACCCGGCGCACCATTTTCTCATCTTACCATCGTCTTATTGTCAACCCATCAACATGTACTGCTCATGAAACAGTTTTCTTTTTTGTTGCCGCTGGCGGCCTGTACCCTGCTGGCCACCGCACAACCGCATACCAACAACCGCTCTGTGCCCGGCACCGCAAGGCTGGCGGCATACAAACAGCATGAAACGCTAAGCCAAAATAGCCCGTATAAAAACCTGCAGTGGCGGCAAACGGGTCCCAATTATATCAGTGGTCGTGTAACAGATGTGTGGGGCATACCCGGCAATAAAAACGTGATGTATGCTGCATTGGCCACCAGTGGTCTTTGGAAAACCACAGATGCTGGTTTGAGCTGGCAACCTTTGTTCGATAAACAGCCCACCCTCAACATGGGCACCATGGCCATTGCACAAAGCAATCACAACATCTTGTACGCAGGCACAGGCGAAGCCAATATTTTCCGGGCATCGCTGCCCGGCATGGGTATGTTTAAAAGCACTGATGCTGGTAAAACTTGGACGCATATTGGCTTGGAAAATACCGGTACCATTAGTCGTGTTGTTATACACCCCAGCAACCCCGATGTAGTGTATGTAGCAGCCGGCGGACACGAATGGAGCCACAACCCCGAACGTGGTGTGTACCTGACCACCGACGGTGGCAAAACATGGAAGCGAATTTTAGCAGAAGGTACCGCCAGTGGTTGTAATGATTTGCTGATGGATCCCAACGATCCGAATACGTTGTATGCCAGCATGTGGAACCGCATTCGCAAACGCTGGAGCGACCCCATACCAGAGGATGGCGACTACCTCTACAAAAGCACCGATGCCGGTAAAACATGGAAGCGCCTCACCAATGGGTTGCCCGAAACAAAATACACCGGCCGTATTGGCCTGGCCATGAGTAAAAAGAATAGCAACGTGGTATATGCGTTTATCGACAACCATACACCCAAAAGAGAACCCAAACCGGGCGAACTCGATCCTTACGGTCGCCCCATTCAAATCATTCCGATGGGTGTGCAGGTGTGGCGCAGCAATGACAAAGGTGAAAGCTGGAGCAAAGTGAGCACGGAAGATGAAAAGTTGGAACGCTTTGCAGGTACCTACGGTTGGGTATTTAGCCAGATACGGGTAGACCCGAATGATGAAAACACCGTGTACATCATGGGTGTTCCTTTTGCCAAAAGCACCGATGGCGGCAAAACTTTTGCAACCATTCAAACATGGGGCAACAATTACAAAGGCGATAATGTACACGGCGACCATCACGCCCTATGGATCGATCCCACCAACAGCAACTACATCATCAATGGTAGTGATGGCGGCGTAGCCGTGAGCTACGATGGCAGCAAAACCTGGAAGACATTTTACCACAACATGCCCACCACGCATTTCTACAATGTAACCTACGATATGCAGGAGCCTTTCCATATCTATGGTTCTGTGCAAGACCAAGGCAGCAGCATGGGTAGCTCTGCGTATACCTACGACAAAGCTTCTATGCAAAGCATTGCCTGGCGTGATGCTCCCGGTGGCGAAGGCACACACATTGCTGTGCACAACAACATCATGTATGCCAGTAGTTTTTATGGTCGTTTGGTAAAAAGTAATTTGAACCTGCCCGATAGTTTGTGGTGGCAGGATATTGGCATCAAAAAATCGGCTGATGAAGAACCGTTGCGTGGTGAATGGATGGCGTACACTTTTTTATCGCCACACAATGCCGGCACTTTGTACCATGGCTTTCAGTACTTGTATAAAAGTACCGATAGCGGCAACAGTTGGAAACGCATCAGTCCGGATTTGACCAGCAACAACATTGCTAAAATGGGTAAAACACCTTATGCCATCAACCACCAAGCCATTACGGCAGCCGATGAAAGTCCGCTGCAGCAAGGGCTGCTCTATGTGGGCACAGATGATGGAAAAGTTTGGCTGAGCCAAAATGATGGCGCCAACTGGACGAACATTGAAAAAGGATTGCCAGCGAATGCACATGTATCCCGCATAGTAGCCAGCAAGTATAACAAGAGCACGGTGTACATTACGCTAAGCGACCGCCGTGAAGACAACAATAAACCATACGTATTTGTGAGCCACGATTTTGGCGCTACCTGGAAAAGCATTGCCACCAATGTACCCGCTGCGCCGGTAAATGTGATTCGGGAAGATCCCCGCAACAGCAACATCCTCTACCTCGGTACCGATATGGGTATTTATGTGAGCCACAACAAAGGCGCCAGCTGGCAGTCGTTGCGGGGCAATTTGCCCGCTTCGGTTTCGGTGCAGGATTTGTTTGTGCACCCCCGCGACAACAAACTGGTGATTGGCACCTACGGCCGTGGCGTGTGGATTTTGGATGACATGAGTGCTGTGCAAAAATGAAAAACTAATTTAACCACAGAGGAATTGGAGGTCTACACTGAGTAACACAGTATCCGCTGTGTTACTCTTTCGTCTCTGTGGTAAAACCATAAATGAATTGAATATTTAACCATGGAGGAATTGGAGGTATACACCGAGTAACACAGTGTACTCTGTATGTACTCCTTCGCCTCTGTAGTAAAAAGAATTGAAACAAATAAAACTCAACTACAGCCAATTATGAAGTATGTACAGAAGTATGTACATACACTGTGTGCTCTGTGAGTACTCCATATCCTCTGTGGTAAAAAAAATACATGAAATACATTCTTCTCTTCATCACTGTCCTTTCCACTTCGTTGCTGCAAGCTCAGCAAGCAGACGTGCTCATTCGCAATGGCCGCATCATTGATGGCACGGGCAACAACTGGTACTATGCAGATATTGCCATCGCTAATGGAAAAATTATTGCCATTGGCAAACTGTCGCAATACAGCGCCAGCAAAGTGATTGATGCCAAAGGCTTGTATGTGGCACCCGGTTTCATCGACGTGCATACACACATCGAAGGCGATGAAGCAAAAGCACCCGATGCCAAAAGTTTTATTCTCGATGGTGTAACCAGCGTGGTAGCCGGCAACTGTGGCGAAAGTGCCGACGACATGGCGCAATACTTTCGTTTCATCGACAGTTTGAAACTCTCCATCAATGTAGCTGCGTTAGTAGGGCACAATACCGTACGCCAACTGGTAATGGGTGAAGCCAACCGTACACCTACCGCCGAAGAGCAACAACGCATGGAAGCACTGGTGGCCAAAGCCATGCAGGCGGGTGCTGTTGGCCTCAGCACGGGCTTGATTTACATTCCCGGCACCTACTCTCAAACACCCGAAGTAGTGGGTTTGGCCAAAGTGGCAGCGCAGTACAACGGCGTGTATGCCACCCACATGCGCAACGAAGCCGACCTGGTACATGAAGCCATTGCCGAAGCCATCAACATTGGCCGGCAGGCCAATATTCCGGTGGAGATTTCTCATTTCAAACTCAGCGGTCAAAACAACTGGGGCCGCAGTAACGAAACCTTAGGCCTTGTACAACAAGCCAGAGCAGAAGGCATCGAAGTCACCATCGATCAATATCCGTACACGGCGTCGAGCACTTCGCTGTCAACACTTTTTCCCGATGAAATGCTGGCCGATGGTGCCGATTCTATCCGTGCCAGAATTGATAATCCCACAACAAGAGCCTACATCAAAAATTACATGTTGGCAAGGCTGAAAAAACGCCAGCAAAATCATTTCACCTATTGTCAGATAGCCAACTACCGGTCCGATACCAGCTGGAATGGCAAAAACATTGAAGAGGTAAACCTGCTGTTGGGCCGCAAGCACAACGCAGCCGCCGAAGCCGACCTCATCATCGACATGATGTACAAAGGCGGCGCCAGCATGGTGTTTCATGGCATGAGTGAAGTCGATGTCAAAAACATCATGCAATATCCCTTCAACATGTTTGCCAGCGATGCCAGCATTCGGGTATTCAACAGTGGTGTGCCTCATCCTCGTGGCTACGGCACCAATGCAAGAGTGTTAGGTAAGTATGTTCGTCAAGAAAAAGTATTGTCACTGGAGGAAGCCATTCGCAGAATGACCTCTTTACCTGCACAAAAATTCGGCCTTCACAATCGTGGCTTGCTAAAGCCAGGCATGATGGCTGATATTGTGGTGTTTGATGCCAACACCGTCATTGACAAATCAACCTATGCGCAACCGCATCAGTACAGCGAAGGTTTTCAGTATGTACTGGTGAATGGCGTAGTGGTAGTAGATAACGCACAACACACAGGGGCTCGCCCTGGCACCGTCTTGTACGGACAAGGCAAAACGGCTCAACCATCACATTAGTTTTTTTGTTGACGAGCTGCAGTACCCTGTGGTATCCTGGTTGTGTCACTCCCTTCATCAGCATCGCTTTGTGCATCTGTTCACACCATCCTTTTGTATCACACATAACCCTTGCACATCATTAATGATTATGAAATACTTGCTGTATCTCTTATTGTTGCCTACCCTGTCGTTGGCACAATCATTTAGCCCCGCCGAGGTAGCCAAATGGAAGCAACAGGCACAACGTGTCACCATCATCCGCGACAAATGGGGCATACCACATGTGTATGGCAAAACCGATGCCGATGCCGTGTTTGGTTTGTTGTTCGCCCAATGCGAAGACGACTTCCCACGGGTGGAAGCCAACTACATTGAAAAGCTCGGCCGCCAGGCAGAAGTGCAGGGCAGCAAAGCCTTGTACGAAGATTTACTGCATCGGTTGGTGCTGGATAGTGCCGATGCCAAAAAGATTTTGCCACCGCCCCTGCGTGGATGAAAAAGTTGTGCATCGCCTTTGCAGACGGCGTTAATTATTACCTCGCTACGCATCCAAAAGTGAAGCCAGCTTTGCTCCGCCGCTTCGAACCTTGGTGGCCTTTCATGTGGACAGATGGCAGCATTGGCGCTATCAGCACGGGTGGTGCTACTCCGCAAGAGCTGCAGAGTTTTTACACCGGTGAATCAGTGGCCGCACTGCCTCCCAAACTCGGCGATGACCCGCAAACCGGCAGTAACGGTTTTGCATTTGCGCCGTCCGTTACCGCATCGGGCAAAGCCATTTTGTACATCAATCCACATGTTACTTTTTACTTCCGTCCCGAAGTGCACATGGTCAGCGAAGAAGGTTTGAATGCCTACGGTGCTGTTACCTGGGGGCAGTTTTTTATTTACCAGGGCTTTAATGAAAACTGTGGCTGGATGCATACCAGCAGCCAGGCCGATGTAGCCGATTTGTATGCGGAAAAAATTCAAGACAGCGCCGGTCAACTCATGTATCAATACGACAATGCATTGCGCAAAGTGCAGCAAAAAGACATCCGCATTACCGTACAAGAAAATGGGGTGAAGAGCACGAAAAAATTCACCGCCTTTTTCACGCACCACGGACCTGTGATGGCCAAGCGCAACGACCGCTGGCTGACACTCAGGCACCACAACCGCAGTGCCAAAGGACTTGAGCAAAGCTGGCTCCGCACCAAAGTG
The Phnomibacter ginsenosidimutans genome window above contains:
- a CDS encoding YgaP family membrane protein, whose translation is MKKNMGAVDRVIRIVLAALFAVLYFTGTVAGTPGLVLLVLGGVFLATSLISFCPLYTLVGLNTCPKK
- a CDS encoding Crp/Fnr family transcriptional regulator — protein: MSQPALLRSTYALLGEDLLQAIETHGQYMDVPAGTTLVREGQFVKVVPLVLHGTVKVFTKTEDKELLLYYIRPSESCVMSFAAGMGDEPSKIMAVAEEATTLWLLPVAQLRQWVTEFPRINLLFFTQYNQRYAELIDTINALLFNRLDSRVYQYLKEKTRMKGELVLDLRHRQIAQDLGTAREVVTRVMKRLEQEGKIKQADGKILLL
- a CDS encoding WD40/YVTN/BNR-like repeat-containing protein; this encodes MKQFSFLLPLAACTLLATAQPHTNNRSVPGTARLAAYKQHETLSQNSPYKNLQWRQTGPNYISGRVTDVWGIPGNKNVMYAALATSGLWKTTDAGLSWQPLFDKQPTLNMGTMAIAQSNHNILYAGTGEANIFRASLPGMGMFKSTDAGKTWTHIGLENTGTISRVVIHPSNPDVVYVAAGGHEWSHNPERGVYLTTDGGKTWKRILAEGTASGCNDLLMDPNDPNTLYASMWNRIRKRWSDPIPEDGDYLYKSTDAGKTWKRLTNGLPETKYTGRIGLAMSKKNSNVVYAFIDNHTPKREPKPGELDPYGRPIQIIPMGVQVWRSNDKGESWSKVSTEDEKLERFAGTYGWVFSQIRVDPNDENTVYIMGVPFAKSTDGGKTFATIQTWGNNYKGDNVHGDHHALWIDPTNSNYIINGSDGGVAVSYDGSKTWKTFYHNMPTTHFYNVTYDMQEPFHIYGSVQDQGSSMGSSAYTYDKASMQSIAWRDAPGGEGTHIAVHNNIMYASSFYGRLVKSNLNLPDSLWWQDIGIKKSADEEPLRGEWMAYTFLSPHNAGTLYHGFQYLYKSTDSGNSWKRISPDLTSNNIAKMGKTPYAINHQAITAADESPLQQGLLYVGTDDGKVWLSQNDGANWTNIEKGLPANAHVSRIVASKYNKSTVYITLSDRREDNNKPYVFVSHDFGATWKSIATNVPAAPVNVIREDPRNSNILYLGTDMGIYVSHNKGASWQSLRGNLPASVSVQDLFVHPRDNKLVIGTYGRGVWILDDMSAVQK
- a CDS encoding N-acyl-D-amino-acid deacylase family protein — its product is MKYILLFITVLSTSLLQAQQADVLIRNGRIIDGTGNNWYYADIAIANGKIIAIGKLSQYSASKVIDAKGLYVAPGFIDVHTHIEGDEAKAPDAKSFILDGVTSVVAGNCGESADDMAQYFRFIDSLKLSINVAALVGHNTVRQLVMGEANRTPTAEEQQRMEALVAKAMQAGAVGLSTGLIYIPGTYSQTPEVVGLAKVAAQYNGVYATHMRNEADLVHEAIAEAINIGRQANIPVEISHFKLSGQNNWGRSNETLGLVQQARAEGIEVTIDQYPYTASSTSLSTLFPDEMLADGADSIRARIDNPTTRAYIKNYMLARLKKRQQNHFTYCQIANYRSDTSWNGKNIEEVNLLLGRKHNAAAEADLIIDMMYKGGASMVFHGMSEVDVKNIMQYPFNMFASDASIRVFNSGVPHPRGYGTNARVLGKYVRQEKVLSLEEAIRRMTSLPAQKFGLHNRGLLKPGMMADIVVFDANTVIDKSTYAQPHQYSEGFQYVLVNGVVVVDNAQHTGARPGTVLYGQGKTAQPSH
- a CDS encoding penicillin acylase family protein translates to MKYLLYLLLLPTLSLAQSFSPAEVAKWKQQAQRVTIIRDKWGIPHVYGKTDADAVFGLLFAQCEDDFPRVEANYIEKLGRQAEVQGSKALYEDLLHRLVLDSADAKKILPPPLRG